Below is a window of Solanum stenotomum isolate F172 chromosome 7, ASM1918654v1, whole genome shotgun sequence DNA.
GTTTAGTCTTGAAACTAGTCAGTCGTAAGTATTTATGGGGTACGATTGGGGCACCCAAGAAGAAATTAACTGCTTTGGTTTATCTCCAAGTTAACTAAAAATAAGAGGTGCTTGCTTTTGGTAATTGGCCAAACTCAGAGGGACATTATTCCCTTCTGTCCACTTAGAAAAGCCTAAATTTTGAGTGATAATGTTGATCACAAAACATGAAgaatattcatcatatataagGTGGCAAAAAAATCAGCCAAAGTGAATAAGAGTGAATTATTCAGAGCAGAACCCGCACACAAAAGGAGAACTCCAACTTTCACTTGACTACAGATTGACTAAATGGTTTCACCAGTCCTACTAGGATAACAGCATAACATTTCTGCCCCCGCCGCCTGCTCCCGGATGCACTAGGTGTCATTAGTGCAAGACATTCTAATACAGAAACATTATAGCTTGCTCGTCTCGCATAAGttccttttgttttttcatgTACCTTGCTAATATAAATTAGTTGTCTGTTTACCCAACAAATAGACAGGCCATGAGATGCTTTCCTTTTTCCCATTTAACAGAGGGTTAGGCCAACACTCAAGCAAGTCCTATAATGCAAGCTTCCAACTAAACAGAAAAAAGAGTTCATCCAGCATTTTCCTAAAGGCATTTCATATAGGAATAGCATGAAACTTAGTAGAAGTGGAATGAAAATAGAGGATTCATATTACCAATCTGGGATCGGGAAGTTGTAACGGTTGTTCCTATAGGTGTTTCAATTTAGTGTCAAGCAGAACACTTCAACGCTACTACATTGGGAAAACACAACAAATCACAGTTAAGCATATAATGAACAGCGCTACAATCAATTTACAACTCTCCCCTATAGATGCAGACACATCCCCACAAATCACAGGCATACAGACAGGCAGTATAACATGCAGAGTAATTGCATAAGGTGTGGGCGTATCCACCACCTTAGCTAACCATCATACAATTAAACCATTTAAAAAGGATTACTTCTTCCATCTTAATATGGTTGGCACATTTTCTAAAGAAGAGTCAATGTGACTAACTTTCGCAGTAAATCAGGCTAGATCAACTCATTTTTCAGAATTAAAATTTAGACATTtggaaacaaaacaaaaagtactataagttgcaattctCATCATATCAATATGGTAAGAAGTGCACTTGGATAGAAAGAAATCATAGATGTTTTGAAGGGCAAACAAGTCATCTTTTCTCAAGTATGTACCCCATGTCTAGCAAACTTAATATGTGGAAAAGACAGAACACTGTAAATGGCACAGACCTTACACTACATTCGCTCATCATTTGCTAGATTACTTAAATACTTAAATGGAGACAAGTCCATTCCTTTGTGCTTTTTTGGTGCTTGTAAAGATATGATACTTAGTTTAACTCAACCCAAAAAGCTAGCTCACCCAAATCCATATAAGCAAACCATCAGTTCATTCTCCAACCGAAGTGGAACTCTAACCTCCCCTTCATGCACAGGTCCAACTGGAGCATTAAGGAGCTCAAATGGGAATAGACCCGACTCTAATACCATGTAAAGACATGACACTTAAGTATAACACTCGACCCCCCAAAACTAGCTCATTAAGAGAGGATTGCTCAAATCCATATAAACAAAGTCAGTCCCCAGCTCTGATACAAGGTAAAACATATGATACTTACACCTAATTCAaccccaaaagttagctcattAAGGGAGGATTACCAAAAGCCATATAAGCACAGCAAGTCCCTTCCCCTCCCCAACTAACATAGAACTCTAACAGTACTTTAATATTAATCGAAACCCTGTCCTTCCTTtagaaaatacatttttaagaCAAAATTCTAAGTTTGAATGAAAAAAGCTGCATATTGAACAAATGAACTATATATAAAGCTCAAGTTAGACCTCATTTGAGCTCAGCTCCACACCAAATCCTAAATCCCCCTTTGAATCACCAACACCACAAACAAACACATACACATATACTGTTtcatatgtatgtataataaataGGATAAAATGAGCATAAATATGGAAACCTGAGGTCCGAACAAGAGAGGTGAAGCTGAACGATGTGGACTCTGCGGAGGAGAATTGACCATCAAGTCAGCCGAAGGCACTCGCGAGGTCAGAGCGTGGTGATCTTCTACTATGCCAGATTCAACATTAGATCTTCTTCCCGACACCTCGCCGTCGCCGTCGCCGTTGCCGCCGTCTTCTCTGGCGTTCGCATTCCCCATGTCTTCCCAATAATGCTAGTGAATATACATATGTTGTATATTTTGTATGTATATgtagagagagagaaagtaaTAAGAGTCACGTTCTCGTGTTTATATACTAAAAGATAAGGCACACTATTGGACTTATTTACAATAATGCCCTCAATTgactttctttttccttctacttttTGCTTACTAGCACCTCGACTAATCTACgaaataatataacaaatgcaATGAAATATATATCGATCTTATTCTTATctgttgagaaataaaaaagttgtTTCGGAAAGACTCTCAATTGGAGGGTGAGCTTGTGAGCTTATGAGCATCTCAACTAATCTATgaaataatataacaaatgtaGTGAAATATATGCAGATCTTATTCTTATATATTGAGAAATAGAAAAGTTGTTATAGAAAGACTCGATTATAGGGTGAGCGGAAAAGGATAGAGATGGAAATTggaaaaatataaaaggaaaatttaGAGGATAAATAGTGATGACATGGAGAGATCAGAATGGTTGATAAAGGATAAGTACAAAATGGAAGGGGTAGATTAACTAAATTTATGAATGTGTATAAAATGTACTCTCTTTTGTGCATATATTATCTTCTTTAGGTGTGTGCCCACGTTGGTTTGAGAGCGCAATGATAGTGATAGCCTCCAAGTAttattatcaacaattaataatGAGGGAAATacgacaaaaatatttttttgaattttttataatatcaaatgaaaaagaaaagtttatgtggagaataaaaatgaaaaagaaaaacttgtGTTCCGAACAAAGAAGGTCGTTATAGAGAAATTTGATTATATTAAGGAAAGAATTAAAGCAAGGTACATCAACAATATATTCAGTGTGATTCCATAAATTGAGTAAAGAGGGTATAGAGTGTATACAGACCTTACATCCATCTGATAGAAATAAAGAGGTTTCTAATAGACCCTTGCTAATGCTATCATAAAGAATCATCTGGTAGAAATAAAGaggtttccgatagacccttgCTAATACTATTGGTAAGAAAGTAGGTACAGGTATGACCAACAAATAACAAATGTAGGTGACCCCACTTTTTTCATCGGGTCTAGATAAAGACCATAGATCTTGAGTGACAACAACTGTATATCAGCCAAAATTTGTGATACATGCTAAAGATTCATGACACTAGGTTGCACAATGTTCATAAAAGAAAGGGCCTTAAAGAgaacaattttctattttttggcATATCATAAGTTCAACAAAACTCTACTTCAGAAGTAGAAAAACCATGACTACAAGACAGCATTGCTAACCAACAAGATTTATGGTCTATTACTGTTTTGAGTTAGTAGCATTTCTAACAGAGTTCCAAATTTGGACAACCGATTCTGCAACACGAGGGAGCACTTGAAGAAGTCCACCAGAGGCCATCCCGATGGCGAGGGTTTGAGGGTAGCCTGGCTTGGAGTCAACTTTCATGTCAAGGCTGAGCAGTCGAGCATTGATGATGTCGAGTTTTCTAGAGGTTTCAGATGACACATTCCTATTATTATTGCGATTCTTGTCATTTCGAGAAGTGCTGATCACCCTGAAGAGAGCACCCTGGAGATCCTCAATGACCTTAAAGGAAGCTTCTTGAGAGTCAATGCCTTGTGATTCATAGTGTGATACAAGCTCTCTCGCACTTGGCAACTTTCTTGTCACCTTCTTTTTGCTGCTCTCATTATTGTTGGTGGATGTCGCAGTATCAATCTCTTTTATCTCCTCCTTCTCATTTTGAATTGGTTGCGGTGGTTTTGCCATTACCTTTTTGTTTTTACCCTCGGGTTCTCTCTGATTTCCACGGTTTCAGATTAAGCCTGAGCAacaggaagaaagaaaattaaatagaaagCGGCACAAGCAAATTAGCTAATTGAACTAAGTGAATCAGCCAAAACAAATATTTGACAACAACTCTCTAGGCAGCAATGCAGGTTAAGAATGTATCATATATAAGAAGTAAAGTTTCTAgcatatttttaataatttatactatGATTAACCAGTAATCACTTAATTGAATAGATAGCAGAAAACTCACAACGGCAACAGATATCAGTGAGGTCATGGATTCATATCGCAGGACAGAGCATGAGAAAATGTAAAAACCATTCACAAAGAGCGAGCATAAGCCAAGtgaacaaaaggaaaaagacccctttttctttctcaaaacacCAAGATGAAATCAAAAGCAAATTACGTATATTCAATCACAGGAAGATCCTTCGAGTGAAAAGATAATGCATGAAAAAATAACACCACCAGCTAGTCTGAGACAGGTAAATTGATAACGTGAATTTCAAATAAGCCATTTTTCACCAGCAGCTAGTATACAGTTTTGGATCAGAGCAAACTCTATCCCCCTCAAACAACTCGTACTTCAAGAGAATGACCCTCTTCATTTCACCCTCTAATGTACATACATGAATAAATTGTTCAGAAATACTTAAAGAAACTACCTGCAAGTGTTATTTCCAGTAAACCAGTCAATAAAGTCATGAGATCATAAGATGTCAGTGATCATAAGACGCAACATCTCAAAGCTATTTTCCACTTAACTAATTGAAAATGAAGCCACATACTTAACTAATGAAAAATGAAGCCACATACGGAAGCGGAACAGTGGtgaaattgaatttaattatttataaatgctaaaagaaaTTCATCTTAGTGTGGTTATCTTGCAGGCACAAGTCACAACATGAATAACTCAAAATTAATGTTTTGAGCGTACTTTTCAAAATGGCTACAGAACTCACCATATTGAAGATAATAAGAATTCTAATATTGCATTCGTAATATTACTATTCTACTCAATACTCCCCTCTAGACCATTTTCCTCCAATAGGAACATAGAACTACCAGAGCGGTTTCCCCGAAACAAAACAAGCCTATGTTGTATTAAACCTATAGAGAAAAAAGGTTCCTTTGCTCGTAGTTGCAAATTAAGGTTGAATCCATGAAATTTGAGCCACTAAAGAGGTGAGAAAACTTAGGCTTATTGGACAGGTAATTGAAGAACGTTAATCTGCATCAAATCACAATATAAGACGGAAAGTTAATTTGTTTCGAGTCACAAGGAACCAACACAGAACATTAATGTAGGACTAGCATATATTATCTGCGCCACAACTGAAAAGGTCACATAAAGATAAGATTTCATTGCTAGAATTGAAACGAGAATAGATAAACCTCAAAAGACATGAGCTTTCAACAAGTGAAAGACATTGACTTGCATATCTACTAATTCCGCATTAAAAGGAATGCAAacgaaaaaacaagaaaattcaCAAAGAGGTATCAATCAATCAACCAACTATATCTCAATCCCAACCTAGTTGAAGTCAACCATACAAATTCCCTATTACATTTTCTCTATTAGGGTCCATTTCATTCTCAATGTAGTACCTACCTAAGTTTACAACACCAATTTTACTGCTTTTACTCAACCATTGTATGATTATTGCTCACTCATTATCTTCGACTCGACTATATAATCTTCAAATACAATGTAGGTGATGACAATTCTTGCCACAACCACAAAGTTGCTACTTTATTGACCTAAAAATCCCATCTTCAAGAAGTAAAACTCGCATCTTTTTAGAAATGCAAAGAGAACACTATGCACCTATAAGCTCAATCTCTACAAGGGGCGAAGCTAGAGTGTACCAAGCAGGTACATACAAATTACTAATTCAAAACTCAATAactcaaaactactaaaattccgaacccataaacttcaaattttgacACCGAGGAGTCAAAAGAATCAAAACCCTTTTTACTTCAGAGCTTAAATATCGAATTACATACCTGCCAAGACGCTTGCCGGGAAGTTGGCCGGAGATTTTGTGACTGAAGCCGGCAGCTAGGGGATAAGGAAAGGAGTTTTATATGAGAGggaaataagaaatatttggGGAAAATTGCACTTTGCATCCTTCTTATGTAAGCTTGAAACATATAAGCCCTTGTAGTTTCATTATATGTGTTTTTGTCCCCTAAATTGAGTGATTTACAAGAATGACCTTTATAAAAGGGCGATAGAACTTTTGGCCAAGCttaacaaatttttttataaaaacaataaccCGGCTTTAGAAATTTCATTATGTAGAACTTTTTGTTGCTTGTTAGACGGAAAATAGTATTCGAAATATTGAAAAATCTTAATAGTTCAATTGGTTGACTAATCAAGTTCATATTTTCAACTTTACATGTCTAGTTACATAATTCTAAAAGGAAAGACGATAGATATTTGTTTCAATCTCAGAAATgcccttatttagatatgtttattATGCTAGTCGttcaaatcaaaatcacaattaaaatcatatattaataGAAAATTGTCCATCCCAATCACTTTGTATTTTGGGAAAATCCTTGCACAAGACTATATTGGTAATgaactatattttttatttaagggaccgtttggccatgcgatatggtatcatgatatggaatcatgagatgaaattgaaggtttgtttggacatgcgatatggaatttttgtgttgtatatgttctcataaacataaaaatccataagttgtaaaaactattaaaatagcccaattgtttattcaatcttatcaaataaacaaaaattataaaatcgcataataaattattaaaaagttatttgttcttcacttaaataattgtttcatctaactttaaattaaaaaaattgaacataaattgtacttgatatgctcatatctctcaactactcttacaaataacctataaagtagaaaaaaaacatacattagtgagtaaatattaacttagaagttaaatacactaagataaaaattaacaaacatcactgacttctaactatttacaagaaaaatcaatagttaaatattatagaATAACGAAAGTTTAAAAAGTTACcacaagtttgagtcaaaaacacttctaataaaatttaatcaaaaaaattataactagtccacttgactaaatattaataactaattgatcaaTTTTTTCCCAAGTCCTCAATCAATTGGACTTGATATTCTTCAGTCATGTGAACAAACATTTTGCGAATACTAAGATTAAGAAAGTGCGGCACCGccaatgaaaattgtcttttatcaatattatgcttagtcataagattaagacgttttttttaattatgaaagatcaaaaaagtattactcccttcgttcttatttatattcaccaaatgaatttctactttatcatttatattcaccaaatttaaagtaataataaattttatattggtgagaataataaattttaaaaagtaatgatgtgattataaattttatttacatatgaaacaaatggttagtagatataaatgtggggttgttttaacaaaatataaactcatggatcaattattgtattaaaatatctcaaatcatgatatggaatcacatggtgattccatatcatggtttttggagaatatggtatcacctttcatgatatggaatcatgagatggaatcagcgtaaaatcgcatgtccaaacactgattccatctcacgacaccatatcgtgatatggtatcgcatggccaaacgcctacttagaCATGCAacaactcattttcttttaaaattttaatattttgtgaATTGTTTATGACTTCAGCAAAATAATTTTGTGACTTTAGTGTTACAAATAGAACATTTAGTAGTGATCAGAAACTAGGGATCCGGCTCCCCTCCATTACCTCTTCCCTCCATTTCGTCAAATGCACGTTTAGATTAGAGACATGAAGGGGTAATGGAGGGGAGCCAGATCCATTCTCTAGTGCCAacatactaaactaaaaaagaTGATTTCTCTACttcattttaagtttgttttctGTTTGAGGGattatttttcctattattaTATAGTTTTGTTTACTTGTAAAGAACATGTGGATGTGGAACACATGgggaaaaaaagacaaaaaaaaacccaaatttGACTTTAGAATGACtagattttctttaataaaaaatgaacaaagacAAAGTGTGAATGACAGAGAAACCAAATTTCCTAACATTTGGAGAAAAcacatttcctttttagttcatTTGAAATTTCCATTGAAAAATACATCACATTTGCATTCATAGTTTCCTTTCTAGTTCTTTTGAAAAGGAATCTAAACTTTAATTAAACTTTTCAcgtgacatatttaagatcacaagattgaAACGTTTTCTTTAGTTTCTTGATTTCCTTATCTTTCTTGACTTAATTTCCTCCTCCCTTTATTTTTTGTAGAGGCGGGTTCAACTGGATAGTGGCGGAGTCAGAATTTTCACCAAGAGAATtctaaatatgaagaaattgaatgagattcaacatctactatatacacatgaaaaataattGTAACATTGTAAAAATAGTATAATTTCTGTCAAAGGATGTTTGGATGAAACCCCTTGACCGTACCTGACCCTGCCCCTGTAACTCTATGGTCCACTACTTTAGAGATGAGAAATGAGAACCAAAAAAGGTATATCATGCATCATATACAACAAAGTTGCTGACTGCATTAGTGATGATGCTAAAGTGGCAAAAACCATATTGTTAATGAACTATGAAGTttgcctatatatatatatttgtgtagccttttcttgattttcaatACCAACATACTCTAAAATTCTTTGATGCTAAACATGGGGTCTGGCCAATTCTCATTTCTGTTCTTTCTCTGTTTCTGTcagctttctttttcttcatccaTACCTCATTCGTGCCGTAAAGATCAAAGCTACGCTCTTCTAGAATTCAAGAGAACACTTATCATAGATCCCTCATTAGTTACGAGTAGTTCCTACTCTTATACGAGTTCATGGAATATGAGCAGAGATTGTTGCTCATGGGATGGAGTCGTATGCAATGAGATGGCTGGCCATGTCATTGAACTTGATCTCAGTTGCAACAGTCTTGTAGGAAAGATTGATTCCAATAGCAGCCTCTTCCAACTCTCTCATCTTCAAAGGCTCGACCTTTCTTTGAATAATTTCTCTAGTTCTCACATCTCGCCTGAATTTGGCAGGTTCTCGAGCTTGACATATCTTGATCTTTCTGACTCCTATTTCTCAGGTCAAATTCCTTCTGAAATCTCTCACCTTTCCAAGTTACAATCTCTTTATTTCTCAGGAGAAATGCTAAAATTTGGACCTCACGATTTTGAAATGCTCCTTCAGAATTTGACTCAATTAAGAGAGCTTCATCTTACTTCCATAAACATCTCTTCCACTATTCCTCCTAATTTTTCTTCTCGTTTAACAACTCTGAGCCTTGGATCTACAGGATTGTATGGGATAATACCTGAGAGTATTTTTCACCTTCCCAATCTGGAAACACTTGTCTTACAAAATAATGATCAGCTAAGTGGTTATTTTCCAAAGACGAAATGGAACAGCAGTGCATCTCTCATGGAGTTAGATCTCAGTGGCGTgaatttttcttgtaatttgCCTGAGTCTATCGGTTATCTAACTTCACTGCATTCTTTGTCTCTTAAAAATTGCAACCTTCGAGGGCCTATTCCTGAATCTCTTTCGAATCTCACACACATATTGGATTTGGACCTTTCAGATAACTCCCTAAATGGAACAATGCCATCAGGGATGTTCTCTCTTCCATCACTAAGTCGTTTAGTCTTGAGTAATAACCACTTTTCTGGTCAGTTTGAGGATTTCAATTCCAATTCAGTAATCTGGATTGATTTAAGCAATAATCAGCTGCAAGGTCATCTTCCCAAGTCGATTGAAAACCATGTGAACCTAACAGGCCTTGTTCtttctttcaataattttaatggTAGTGTGGATGTCAGCTTCTTTGCTGACCTCAAGCAACTTTATTATCTTGATCTTTCATATAATTGTATCTCATTGACCAATGAGAACAAACATAATGTTACTTTGCCAGGATCTCTTATGAGCTTACGATTGGCTGCATGTGAAGTGAAAGAATTGGAGTTTCTAAGATCCGCAAAGCTTCTTTGGCATTTGGATCTTTCAAATAATAAGATTGAAGGAAGAATCCCAGATTGGGCATGGTCTAACTGGATTATTTCATTGAAGAGTCTTAATATATCCCACAACATGCTGGCAAGTGTTGATTCAATTCCTCTTCAATCTGCAAATGCCATTGATTTGCGGTCCAATTTTCTTCAAGGTTCACTACCTATTCCACCAATTTCCACAAGATTCTTCTTCATATCCCTAATCTCAGTGGGGAGATCCCTTCGTCTATTTGCAATTTGACGTCACTGGTAATGATAGATTTGGCAGGAAACAACTTGAAGGGAGCAATTCCGCAATGTTTGAGTAATATCAGTGGCCTCGAAGTTCTGGATATGCACCACAACAGTCTTTCAGGGACTCTTCCAACGACTTTTAGAATTGGAAGTGCACTCAAAAGCTTCAACTTTCATGGCAATAAGCTGGAGGGGAAAATCCCACAATCCTTGATCAACTGCAAACTACTCGAAGTTCTTGATTTAGGAGACAATCATCTCAACGACACATTCCCTGTGTGGTTGGGAACTCTGCCAAAGCTGAAAGTTCTAAGCTTGAGATCCAATAAATTGCATGGACCCATTAGAACTCTAACAACTGAAAACATGTTTCCTCAGCTTCAAATATTAGATCTCTCCTCCAATGCTTTCACAAAAAACAT
It encodes the following:
- the LOC125871262 gene encoding receptor-like protein Cf-9, whose amino-acid sequence is MGSGQFSFLFFLCFCQLSFSSSIPHSCRKDQSYALLEFKRTLIIDPSLVTSSSYSYTSSWNMSRDCCSWDGVVCNEMAGHVIELDLSCNSLVGKIDSNSSLFQLSHLQRLDLSLNNFSSSHISPEFGRFSSLTYLDLSDSYFSGQIPSEISHLSKLQSLYFSGEMLKFGPHDFEMLLQNLTQLRELHLTSINISSTIPPNFSSRLTTLSLGSTGLYGIIPESIFHLPNLETLVLQNNDQLSGYFPKTKWNSSASLMELDLSGVNFSCNLPESIGYLTSLHSLSLKNCNLRGPIPESLSNLTHILDLDLSDNSLNGTMPSGMFSLPSLSRLVLSNNHFSGQFEDFNSNSVIWIDLSNNQLQGHLPKSIENHVNLTGLVLSFNNFNGSVDVSFFADLKQLYYLDLSYNCISLTNENKHNVTLPGSLMSLRLAACEVKELEFLRSAKLLWHLDLSNNKIEGRIPDWAWSNWIISLKSLNISHNMLASVDSIPLQSANAIDLRSNFLQGSLPIPPISTRFFFISLISVGRSLRLFAI
- the LOC125870795 gene encoding uncharacterized protein LOC125870795 translates to MAKPPQPIQNEKEEIKEIDTATSTNNNESSKKKVTRKLPSARELVSHYESQGIDSQEASFKVIEDLQGALFRVISTSRNDKNRNNNRNVSSETSRKLDIINARLLSLDMKVDSKPGYPQTLAIGMASGGLLQVLPRVAESVVQIWNSVRNATNSKQ